A section of the Streptomyces sp. Je 1-369 genome encodes:
- a CDS encoding Crp/Fnr family transcriptional regulator gives MTGGLGHAGSDDGLDDRVPFLARLERDDRTALLAIGRPLHYPAREAMMRQDEPSTHVLLLLQGWTKVTATAANGYEALLALRGPGDIIGEGAALSGRGRAATVTALEQVEAVAIEQSRFTGFLAGSPEVALKLLGLATDRQRSTDRRRLEWAALAVRERLAVLLLDLMRTHGTRTDEGIALTIPLSQQEFAGSVGASREAVARLLKELRTRQIVVTSRRRIVVVRPDVLRRIARSEQPDL, from the coding sequence ATGACCGGGGGGCTGGGGCACGCGGGGAGCGACGACGGCCTCGATGACCGGGTGCCGTTCCTCGCCCGGCTGGAGCGGGACGACCGGACCGCGCTGCTCGCCATCGGCCGTCCCCTGCACTATCCCGCCCGCGAGGCCATGATGCGCCAGGACGAGCCCTCCACGCACGTCCTGCTGCTCCTCCAGGGCTGGACCAAGGTCACCGCCACCGCCGCCAACGGCTACGAAGCGCTCCTCGCCCTGCGCGGCCCCGGCGACATCATCGGCGAGGGCGCGGCCCTCAGCGGCCGCGGCCGCGCCGCCACCGTGACCGCCCTGGAGCAGGTCGAAGCGGTCGCCATCGAGCAGAGCCGCTTCACCGGGTTCCTCGCGGGAAGCCCCGAGGTCGCCCTGAAGCTCCTGGGACTCGCCACCGACCGGCAGCGCTCGACCGACCGCCGCCGCCTCGAGTGGGCCGCCCTCGCGGTCCGCGAACGGCTCGCCGTCCTGCTCCTCGACCTCATGCGGACCCACGGCACGCGGACGGACGAGGGCATCGCCCTGACCATCCCCCTCAGCCAGCAGGAGTTCGCGGGCTCCGTCGGCGCCTCCCGCGAGGCGGTGGCCCGGCTCCTGAAGGAGCTGCGGACCCGGCAGATCGTCGTCACGAGCCGCCGCAGGATCGTCGTGGTCCGGCCGGACGTGCTGCGCCGCATCGCGCGCTCCGAACAGCCGGACCTCTGA
- the rplW gene encoding 50S ribosomal protein L23, translated as MAIRHQSIASKAAKAAKAARVAKAKRIATEGKIAVEPTPLSKSFSDPRDVLVKPVVSEKSYALLDEGKYTFIVAPGANKTQIKQAVEAVFSVKVTGVNTINRQGKRKRTRTGFGKRADTKRAIVTLAEGDRIDIFGQAS; from the coding sequence ATGGCTATCCGTCACCAGAGCATCGCGTCCAAGGCTGCGAAGGCCGCCAAGGCCGCGCGCGTCGCCAAGGCGAAGCGCATCGCGACCGAGGGCAAGATCGCCGTTGAGCCCACCCCGCTGAGCAAGTCCTTCTCGGACCCGCGCGACGTCCTCGTCAAGCCGGTCGTCTCCGAGAAGTCGTACGCGCTGCTCGACGAGGGCAAGTACACGTTCATCGTGGCTCCGGGCGCCAACAAGACCCAGATCAAGCAGGCCGTCGAGGCGGTCTTCTCGGTCAAGGTCACCGGCGTCAACACGATCAACCGTCAGGGCAAGCGGAAGCGTACGCGCACCGGGTTCGGCAAGCGTGCCGACACCAAGCGCGCCATCGTGACCCTTGCTGAGGGCGACCGTATCGACATCTTCGGCCAGGCCTCCTAA
- a CDS encoding DUF397 domain-containing protein codes for MNRMVSAGGGAELEWRKSSYSSNGSEGDCVEVAHTPGAVHVRDSKNARGPRLAVGGTAWADFVTYASTS; via the coding sequence ATGAACCGCATGGTCTCCGCTGGAGGCGGCGCCGAGCTGGAATGGCGCAAGAGCAGCTACAGCAGCAACGGCAGTGAGGGCGACTGCGTCGAGGTCGCCCACACCCCCGGCGCCGTCCACGTCCGTGATTCCAAGAACGCGCGCGGGCCCCGGCTCGCCGTGGGCGGCACCGCGTGGGCGGACTTCGTGACGTACGCCTCCACGAGCTGA
- a CDS encoding Pycsar system effector family protein — MTATNAPPPPPVAEPGAGAAERLLADQRAEIARADSKAAVLAAALGVAAGGFGGLLARHECSPDALSVPGSSAWWSGVLALAVALLAMLMAVLPRYGAGTSWVPGAPLSYFGDVRRAAHSGHLAQALAETERAPLPATLTALSETSRIALRKHQWIRVGLLAFATSLVLLPGALLIG, encoded by the coding sequence GTGACCGCCACGAACGCACCACCACCGCCTCCCGTCGCCGAGCCGGGAGCAGGGGCCGCCGAACGCCTCCTCGCCGACCAGCGCGCCGAGATCGCCCGCGCCGACTCCAAGGCAGCGGTCCTCGCGGCAGCGCTCGGAGTGGCGGCGGGAGGCTTCGGCGGCCTGCTGGCCCGGCACGAGTGCAGCCCGGACGCACTCTCCGTCCCGGGCAGCTCGGCGTGGTGGTCCGGAGTCCTCGCGCTCGCCGTGGCGCTCCTGGCCATGCTCATGGCCGTACTGCCGCGGTACGGCGCCGGCACCAGCTGGGTGCCCGGCGCTCCGCTGTCCTACTTCGGCGACGTCCGGCGAGCGGCACACAGCGGCCACCTGGCGCAGGCCCTGGCCGAGACCGAACGAGCGCCCCTGCCCGCCACGCTCACGGCACTGTCCGAAACCAGCCGCATCGCCCTGCGCAAGCACCAGTGGATACGCGTAGGCCTGCTCGCCTTCGCCACGAGCCTGGTGCTGCTCCCCGGCGCCCTGCTCATCGGCTGA
- the rplC gene encoding 50S ribosomal protein L3 → MTKQIKGILGEKLGMTQVWDENNRVVPVTVVKAGPCVVTQVRTNDSDGYESVQIAFGEIDPRKVNKPLKGHFAKADVTPRRHLVEIRTAGASEYTLGQELTAETFEAGIKVDVTGKSKGKGFAGVMKRHNFAGGKASHGAHRVHRKPGSIGGCATPGRVFKGQRMAGRMGSERVTTQNLTVHAVDAEKGLLLIKGAVPGPNGGLVLVRTAAKGA, encoded by the coding sequence ATGACCAAGCAGATCAAGGGCATCCTGGGCGAGAAGCTCGGCATGACCCAGGTCTGGGACGAGAACAACCGTGTCGTCCCGGTGACCGTGGTCAAGGCCGGACCCTGCGTCGTTACCCAGGTCCGTACGAATGACAGCGACGGCTACGAGTCGGTCCAGATCGCCTTCGGCGAGATCGACCCGCGCAAGGTGAACAAGCCCCTCAAGGGCCACTTCGCCAAGGCCGACGTGACCCCCCGTCGCCACCTCGTCGAGATCCGTACCGCTGGTGCCAGCGAGTACACCCTCGGCCAGGAGCTGACTGCCGAGACGTTCGAGGCCGGTATCAAGGTCGACGTCACCGGCAAGAGCAAGGGCAAGGGCTTCGCCGGTGTGATGAAGCGTCACAACTTCGCCGGCGGCAAGGCCTCCCACGGTGCCCACCGCGTGCACCGCAAGCCCGGTTCCATCGGTGGCTGCGCCACGCCTGGCCGTGTGTTCAAGGGCCAGCGCATGGCCGGTCGCATGGGCAGCGAGCGGGTCACCACCCAGAACCTGACCGTCCACGCCGTTGACGCGGAGAAGGGCCTGCTGCTCATCAAGGGCGCGGTTCCTGGTCCGAACGGCGGCCTCGTCCTGGTCCGTACTGCGGCCAAGGGGGCCTGA
- a CDS encoding helix-turn-helix domain-containing protein — translation MERSTEGDREPEEPGWEVDPEDEHGAAIVAFIGRQLRVRREAAGMRAAEFAAAMGYGEGLVYKVEGGKRIPRPEYLDKADEVLGADGAVAAMKDDVAEARYPKKVRDLARLEARAVDLQWYGAHDIHGVLQSEEYMRALFEMRQPVYTSGEVDRVTSARLARQSIFEREPAPALSFVLEELALRRPLGGRMVLRGQLERLLEVGQLRNVSLQVMPIDLEEHAGVDGSITMLKFGDGTAVGRSPGVAAGRPVDDPRQFRVLELRYGMVRAQALTPKESLAFIEQLLGER, via the coding sequence ATGGAACGGTCGACGGAGGGTGATCGGGAGCCGGAGGAGCCGGGGTGGGAGGTCGACCCGGAGGACGAGCACGGTGCGGCGATCGTCGCGTTCATCGGGCGGCAGTTGCGGGTCCGCCGGGAGGCCGCCGGGATGCGAGCCGCCGAGTTCGCAGCGGCCATGGGGTACGGGGAGGGTCTCGTCTACAAGGTTGAGGGCGGCAAGCGGATTCCTCGGCCGGAGTACCTCGACAAGGCGGACGAGGTCCTGGGTGCGGATGGCGCTGTCGCGGCGATGAAGGACGACGTGGCGGAGGCGAGGTACCCGAAGAAGGTTCGGGATCTGGCGCGGCTGGAGGCCAGGGCCGTTGACCTTCAGTGGTACGGCGCCCATGACATCCACGGCGTCCTGCAGAGCGAGGAATACATGCGGGCGCTGTTCGAGATGCGGCAGCCTGTGTACACGTCCGGCGAGGTGGATCGCGTGACGTCCGCGCGGTTGGCGCGGCAATCGATCTTCGAGAGGGAACCCGCTCCGGCACTCAGTTTTGTGCTGGAGGAATTGGCGCTGCGGCGTCCGCTCGGAGGCAGAATGGTTCTGCGTGGACAGCTCGAACGGCTGCTGGAAGTCGGGCAGTTGCGCAACGTATCCCTTCAGGTGATGCCGATCGACCTGGAGGAGCACGCTGGAGTGGACGGAAGCATCACGATGCTGAAGTTCGGGGATGGCACCGCTGTGGGCCGTTCCCCGGGGGTCGCCGCGGGGCGGCCGGTCGACGATCCCAGGCAGTTCCGAGTCCTGGAACTGCGGTACGGCATGGTCCGGGCCCAGGCTCTCACCCCGAAAGAGTCGCTGGCCTTCATCGAGCAACTGCTGGGAGAAAGATGA
- the fusA gene encoding elongation factor G — translation MATTSLDLAKVRNIGIMAHIDAGKTTTTERILFYTGVSYKIGEVHDGAATMDWMEQEQERGITITSAATTCHWPLNDVDHTINIIDTPGHVDFTVEVERSLRVLDGAVTVFDGVAGVEPQSETVWRQADRYGVPRICFVNKLDRTGAEFHRCVDMIVDRLGATPIVMQLPIGAEADFKGVVDLVTMKAFVWSAETKMGEAYDIVDIPDTHTEAADEYRGKLLEAVAENDEQMMELYLEGQEPTEEQLYAAIRRITIASGKGGDTTVTPVFCGTAFKNKGVQPLLDAVVRYLPSPLDVEAIEGHDVKDAETVVKRKPSDDEPLSALAFKIASDPHLGKLTFVRIYSGRLEAGTAVLNSVKGKKERIGKIYRMHANKREEIASVGAGDIVAVMGLKQTTTGETLCDDKQPVILESMDFPAPVIQVAIEPKSKGDQEKLGVAIQRLSEEDPSFQVHSDEETGQTIIGGMGELHLEVLVDRMKREFRVEANVGKPQVAYRETIRKVVERVDYTHKKQTGGTGQFAKVQIAIEPITDGDASYEFVNKVTGGRIPREYIPSVDAGAQEAMQFGILAGYEMTGVRVTLLDGAYHEVDSSELAFKIAGSQAFKEAARKASPVLLEPMMAVEVTTPEDYMGDVIGDINSRRGQIQAMEERSGARVVKGLVPLSEMFGYVGDLRSKTSGRASYSMQFDSYAEVPRNVAEEIIAKAKGE, via the coding sequence ATGGCTACCACTTCACTTGACCTGGCCAAGGTGCGCAACATCGGCATCATGGCCCACATCGACGCGGGCAAGACGACGACCACCGAGCGGATCCTGTTCTACACCGGTGTGTCGTACAAGATCGGTGAGGTCCACGACGGCGCCGCCACGATGGACTGGATGGAGCAGGAGCAGGAGCGTGGCATCACGATCACCTCTGCTGCCACCACCTGTCACTGGCCGCTGAACGACGTCGATCACACGATCAACATCATCGACACCCCGGGCCACGTCGACTTCACCGTCGAGGTGGAGCGTTCGCTCCGCGTGCTCGACGGTGCCGTGACGGTGTTCGACGGCGTTGCCGGTGTTGAGCCCCAGTCCGAGACCGTGTGGCGTCAGGCGGACCGCTACGGCGTCCCGCGCATCTGCTTCGTCAACAAGCTCGACCGCACCGGTGCCGAGTTCCACCGCTGTGTCGACATGATCGTCGACCGCCTCGGTGCGACCCCGATCGTCATGCAGCTGCCCATCGGCGCAGAGGCTGACTTCAAGGGCGTCGTCGACCTCGTCACGATGAAGGCCTTCGTCTGGTCCGCCGAGACCAAGATGGGCGAGGCCTACGACATCGTCGACATCCCCGACACGCACACCGAGGCTGCCGACGAGTACCGCGGCAAGCTCCTCGAGGCTGTCGCCGAGAACGACGAGCAGATGATGGAGCTGTACCTCGAGGGCCAGGAGCCCACCGAGGAGCAGCTGTACGCGGCGATCCGTCGCATCACCATCGCCTCCGGCAAGGGCGGCGACACCACCGTCACCCCCGTGTTCTGTGGCACCGCGTTCAAGAACAAGGGCGTCCAGCCCCTGCTCGACGCGGTTGTGCGCTACCTGCCGTCGCCCCTGGACGTCGAGGCCATCGAAGGCCACGACGTCAAGGACGCGGAGACGGTCGTCAAGCGCAAGCCGTCCGACGACGAGCCGCTGTCGGCCCTCGCGTTCAAGATCGCGAGCGACCCGCACCTCGGTAAGCTCACCTTCGTCCGGATCTACTCCGGTCGCCTGGAGGCCGGCACCGCGGTGCTGAACTCCGTCAAGGGCAAGAAGGAGCGCATCGGCAAGATCTACCGCATGCACGCGAACAAGCGTGAGGAGATCGCGTCGGTGGGCGCCGGTGACATCGTCGCCGTCATGGGCCTGAAGCAGACCACCACGGGTGAGACGCTCTGTGACGACAAGCAGCCGGTGATCCTGGAGTCCATGGACTTCCCGGCGCCGGTCATCCAGGTCGCCATCGAGCCGAAGTCCAAGGGTGACCAGGAGAAGCTGGGTGTAGCCATCCAGCGTCTCTCGGAGGAGGACCCCTCCTTCCAGGTCCACTCGGACGAGGAGACCGGCCAGACCATCATCGGTGGTATGGGCGAGCTTCACCTCGAGGTGCTCGTCGACCGCATGAAGCGCGAGTTCCGCGTCGAGGCGAACGTCGGCAAGCCGCAGGTCGCTTACCGCGAGACGATCCGCAAGGTCGTCGAGCGCGTGGACTACACCCACAAGAAGCAGACCGGTGGTACCGGTCAGTTCGCCAAGGTGCAGATCGCGATCGAGCCGATCACGGACGGCGACGCGTCGTACGAGTTCGTGAACAAGGTCACCGGTGGCCGCATCCCGCGGGAGTACATCCCGTCGGTGGACGCCGGTGCGCAGGAAGCCATGCAGTTCGGCATCCTCGCGGGCTACGAGATGACGGGCGTCCGCGTCACGCTTCTCGACGGTGCCTACCACGAGGTCGACTCCTCGGAGCTCGCCTTCAAGATCGCCGGTTCGCAGGCCTTCAAGGAGGCCGCGCGCAAGGCGTCCCCCGTGCTGCTCGAGCCGATGATGGCCGTCGAGGTCACCACGCCCGAGGACTACATGGGCGATGTCATCGGTGACATCAACTCCCGCCGTGGCCAGATCCAGGCCATGGAGGAGCGCAGCGGCGCTCGCGTCGTGAAGGGCCTCGTGCCCCTCTCGGAGATGTTCGGCTACGTCGGAGACCTCCGCAGCAAGACGTCGGGTCGCGCAAGCTACTCAATGCAGTTCGACTCCTACGCCGAGGTTCCGCGGAACGTCGCCGAGGAGATCATCGCGAAGGCCAAGGGCGAGTAA
- the rpsG gene encoding 30S ribosomal protein S7: MPRKGPAPKRPVIIDPVYGSPLVTSLINKVLLNGKRSTAERIVYGAMEGLREKTGNDPVITLKRALENIKPTLEVKSRRVGGATYQVPIEVKPGRANTLALRWLVGYSRARREKTMTERLLNELLDASNGLGAAVKKREDTHKMAESNKAFAHYRW; encoded by the coding sequence ATGCCTCGTAAGGGCCCCGCCCCGAAGCGCCCGGTCATCATCGACCCGGTCTACGGTTCTCCTCTGGTGACCTCCCTCATCAACAAGGTGCTGCTGAACGGCAAGCGCTCCACCGCCGAGCGCATCGTGTACGGCGCCATGGAGGGCCTGCGCGAGAAGACCGGTAACGACCCGGTCATCACGCTGAAGCGCGCGCTCGAGAACATCAAGCCGACCCTCGAGGTCAAGTCCCGCCGTGTCGGTGGCGCGACCTACCAGGTCCCGATCGAGGTCAAGCCGGGCCGTGCGAACACGCTCGCCCTGCGCTGGCTCGTCGGTTACTCCCGCGCCCGTCGCGAGAAGACCATGACCGAGCGTCTGCTCAACGAGCTCCTCGACGCCTCCAACGGCCTCGGTGCCGCTGTGAAGAAGCGCGAGGACACCCACAAGATGGCCGAGTCCAACAAGGCCTTCGCGCACTACCGCTGGTAG
- the tuf gene encoding elongation factor Tu → MAKAKFERTKPHVNIGTIGHIDHGKTTLTAAITKVLHDAYPDLNEASAFDQIDKAPEERQRGITISIAHVEYQTEARHYAHVDCPGHADYIKNMITGAAQMDGAILVVAATDGPMPQTKEHVLLARQVGVPYIVVALNKADMVDDEEILELVELEVRELLSEYEFPGDDLPVVKVSALKALEGDKEWGDTVLNLMKAVDESIPEPERDVDKPFLMPIEDVFTITGRGTVVTGRIERGVLKVNETVDIIGIKTEKTTTTVTGIEMFRKLLDEGQAGENVGLLLRGIKREDVERGQVIIKPGSVTPHTEFEAQAYILSKDEGGRHTPFFNNYRPQFYFRTTDVTGVVTLPEGTEMVMPGDNTEMTVELIQPVAMEEGLKFAIREGGRTVGAGQVTKINK, encoded by the coding sequence GTGGCGAAGGCAAAGTTCGAGCGGACTAAGCCGCACGTCAACATCGGCACCATCGGTCACATTGACCACGGTAAGACGACCCTCACGGCCGCCATTACCAAGGTGCTGCACGACGCGTACCCCGACCTGAACGAGGCCTCGGCCTTCGACCAGATCGACAAGGCTCCCGAGGAGCGCCAGCGCGGTATCACGATCTCGATCGCGCACGTCGAGTACCAGACCGAGGCGCGTCACTACGCCCACGTCGACTGCCCCGGTCACGCGGACTACATCAAGAACATGATCACGGGTGCCGCGCAGATGGACGGCGCGATCCTCGTGGTCGCCGCCACCGACGGCCCGATGCCGCAGACCAAGGAGCACGTGCTCCTGGCCCGCCAGGTCGGCGTTCCGTACATCGTTGTCGCCCTGAACAAGGCCGACATGGTGGACGACGAGGAGATCCTGGAGCTCGTCGAGCTCGAGGTCCGTGAGCTCCTCTCCGAGTACGAGTTCCCGGGCGACGACCTGCCGGTCGTCAAGGTCTCGGCTCTCAAGGCGCTCGAGGGCGACAAGGAGTGGGGTGACACCGTCCTCAACCTGATGAAGGCTGTTGACGAGTCCATCCCGGAGCCCGAGCGTGATGTCGACAAGCCGTTCCTGATGCCGATCGAGGACGTCTTCACGATCACCGGTCGTGGCACGGTCGTCACCGGTCGTATCGAGCGTGGTGTCCTCAAGGTCAACGAGACCGTCGACATCATCGGCATCAAGACCGAGAAGACCACCACCACGGTCACCGGCATCGAGATGTTCCGCAAGCTGCTCGACGAGGGCCAGGCCGGTGAGAACGTCGGTCTGCTCCTCCGTGGCATCAAGCGCGAGGACGTCGAGCGCGGCCAGGTCATCATCAAGCCCGGTTCGGTCACGCCGCACACCGAGTTCGAGGCGCAGGCGTACATCCTGTCGAAGGATGAGGGTGGCCGCCACACCCCGTTCTTCAACAACTACCGCCCGCAGTTCTACTTCCGCACCACCGACGTGACCGGCGTCGTGACCCTCCCCGAGGGCACGGAGATGGTCATGCCGGGCGACAACACTGAGATGACCGTTGAGCTCATCCAGCCCGTCGCGATGGAAGAGGGCCTGAAGTTCGCCATCCGTGAGGGTGGCCGGACCGTCGGCGCCGGCCAGGTCACCAAGATCAACAAGTAA
- the rpsL gene encoding 30S ribosomal protein S12, producing MPTIQQLVRKGRQDKVEKNKTPALEGSPQRRGVCTRVFTTTPKKPNSALRKVARVRLTSGIEVTAYIPGEGHNLQEHSIVLVRGGRVKDLPGVRYKIIRGSLDTQGVKNRKQARSRYGAKKEK from the coding sequence GTGCCTACGATCCAGCAGCTGGTCCGTAAGGGCCGGCAGGACAAGGTCGAGAAGAACAAGACGCCCGCACTCGAGGGTTCGCCCCAGCGCCGTGGCGTCTGCACGCGTGTGTTCACGACCACCCCGAAGAAGCCGAACTCGGCCCTCCGTAAGGTCGCGCGTGTGCGTCTGACCTCCGGGATCGAGGTCACGGCCTACATTCCGGGTGAGGGACACAACCTGCAGGAGCACTCCATCGTGCTCGTGCGTGGTGGCCGTGTGAAGGACCTGCCTGGTGTTCGTTACAAGATCATCCGCGGTTCCCTCGACACCCAGGGTGTCAAGAACCGCAAGCAGGCCCGCAGCCGCTACGGCGCCAAGAAGGAGAAGTAA
- a CDS encoding helix-turn-helix domain-containing protein → MDTQNPSAPSRARSAIGGDKPPSRATALPRGRAHPTAARPQASGIAHENTRHTSRFTVIGNHLTQHQELSLLAIGLACHIQSLPAGARADIKTLVARFPEGSTRIAAALRELEAHGYLRRDRERTPAGRIVTRTTSCNQPSAPRRHAPTPKPCASGQVSSAEPQSAELQPGAAPPVRAPQKLPHPLPAVPHPAYPAPALLQQATDLLIALRHHDPRLLLTTQDAAHLAPGVAAWLERDVAPTAVRHALTTALPPEGPRHPAALLAHLLTALLPPPFPHPTRHPLQNCDTCDRAYRALEPGHCRDCRVPPYAD, encoded by the coding sequence ATGGATACCCAGAACCCTAGCGCGCCCTCGCGCGCCCGGTCCGCCATTGGCGGCGACAAACCCCCCTCAAGGGCGACCGCGCTCCCCCGGGGCCGAGCACACCCCACCGCTGCCCGGCCGCAGGCCTCCGGCATCGCCCACGAGAACACCCGCCACACCTCCCGCTTCACGGTGATCGGGAACCACCTCACGCAGCACCAGGAGCTCTCCCTCCTGGCGATCGGCCTGGCCTGCCACATTCAGTCGCTGCCGGCTGGAGCCCGCGCGGACATCAAGACCCTCGTGGCCCGCTTCCCCGAGGGGTCGACCCGTATCGCCGCCGCCCTGCGCGAGCTGGAGGCCCACGGCTACCTGCGCCGCGACCGCGAACGCACCCCCGCAGGCCGCATCGTCACCCGCACGACTTCCTGCAACCAGCCGAGCGCACCCCGGCGGCACGCCCCGACGCCGAAGCCCTGCGCCTCCGGGCAGGTCTCATCGGCTGAGCCCCAGTCGGCCGAGCTTCAGCCGGGCGCGGCCCCGCCCGTGCGGGCGCCCCAGAAGCTCCCCCACCCCCTCCCCGCCGTGCCACACCCGGCGTACCCGGCCCCCGCCCTCCTCCAGCAGGCGACCGACCTCCTCATCGCCCTACGCCACCACGACCCCCGCCTGCTCCTCACCACCCAGGACGCGGCCCACCTGGCCCCCGGCGTCGCCGCCTGGCTGGAACGCGACGTGGCCCCCACCGCGGTGCGCCACGCCCTCACCACCGCCCTCCCACCCGAGGGCCCACGCCACCCCGCCGCACTCCTGGCACACCTTCTGACAGCCCTCCTCCCGCCTCCGTTCCCGCACCCCACCCGCCACCCGCTCCAGAACTGCGATACCTGCGACCGCGCCTACCGAGCCCTCGAACCAGGCCACTGCCGCGACTGCCGCGTCCCTCCATACGCCGATTGA
- the rplD gene encoding 50S ribosomal protein L4, whose product MSTIDILSPAGDKTGTVELPAEIFDVEKISIPLIHQVVVAQLAAARQGTHKTKRRGEVRGGGKKPYRQKGTGRARQGSTRAPQFAGGGVVHGPQPRDYSQRTPKKMKAAALRHALTDRARNARIHVVTNVVEGDISTKAAKTLLGKVSERKNVLLVIDRADETSLLSARNLPQVHILEPGQLNTYDVLVSDDVVFTKAAFESFVSGPTKADETEGSEA is encoded by the coding sequence ATGAGCACCATTGACATCCTTTCGCCGGCAGGCGACAAGACCGGGACGGTCGAGCTCCCCGCGGAGATCTTCGACGTCGAGAAGATCAGCATCCCGCTGATCCACCAGGTCGTCGTCGCGCAGCTGGCCGCTGCCCGTCAGGGCACGCACAAGACCAAGCGCCGTGGCGAAGTCCGCGGTGGCGGCAAGAAGCCGTACCGCCAGAAGGGCACCGGCCGCGCGCGCCAGGGTTCGACCCGTGCGCCGCAGTTCGCCGGCGGTGGCGTCGTCCACGGCCCGCAGCCGCGTGACTACTCGCAGCGGACGCCCAAGAAGATGAAGGCTGCCGCTCTGCGTCACGCCCTCACCGACCGGGCCCGCAACGCTCGCATCCACGTTGTCACCAACGTGGTCGAGGGCGACATCTCCACGAAGGCCGCGAAGACGCTGCTCGGCAAGGTCAGCGAGCGCAAGAACGTGCTCCTGGTCATCGACCGTGCGGACGAGACTTCGCTGCTCTCCGCCCGCAACCTGCCCCAGGTGCACATCCTGGAGCCGGGCCAGCTGAACACGTACGACGTGCTCGTCTCGGACGACGTGGTCTTCACCAAGGCCGCCTTCGAGTCCTTCGTGTCTGGCCCCACCAAGGCCGATGAGACCGAAGGGAGCGAAGCCTGA
- a CDS encoding M48 family metalloprotease, protein MDRPTDPPHPDPPDDDLDYRHRSGRVHYSAHQRGVDATALGQLILLLPGTLMSLLVLLLLSGGLDAWLGVPLWIPPVVWLASGALLFHRPTEDLLARHLLRLHRPMPDEYARLAPVWREVTARAGVDGRTYELWVEDSDHLNAYAAAGHIVGVTRFALDHLPSSQLAAVLAHELGHHTGGHVWTSLLGCWYALPGRAAWYAIRLAVSFAMAVTRSFSWAATAALVLVIAALTYSTLTLLYGLPLVLLVTPYLIAAVGRRAELRADRHAAALGFGPTLAQVLVAMHAAETASGRPSLAAAGASPHAPGLLARLLSTHPDYPTRLHRLKPYLEPTR, encoded by the coding sequence ATGGACCGCCCGACCGATCCCCCGCACCCCGACCCACCTGACGACGACCTCGACTACCGCCACCGGAGCGGCCGCGTCCACTACTCCGCTCACCAGCGCGGAGTCGACGCGACGGCCCTCGGCCAGCTGATTCTTCTCCTGCCCGGCACGCTCATGAGCCTGCTGGTGCTCCTGCTGCTGTCCGGCGGGCTCGACGCCTGGCTGGGGGTTCCGCTCTGGATACCGCCCGTGGTCTGGCTGGCGTCCGGAGCCCTGCTCTTCCACCGTCCGACCGAGGACCTCCTCGCCCGCCATCTCCTCCGGCTGCACCGCCCCATGCCCGACGAGTACGCGCGCCTCGCCCCCGTCTGGCGCGAAGTGACCGCCCGCGCGGGCGTCGACGGCCGGACGTACGAGCTATGGGTCGAGGACAGCGACCACCTGAACGCGTACGCCGCCGCCGGCCACATCGTCGGCGTCACCCGCTTCGCCCTGGACCACCTGCCCAGCTCCCAGCTCGCCGCGGTCCTCGCGCACGAGCTGGGGCACCACACCGGGGGGCACGTCTGGACGTCGCTGCTCGGCTGTTGGTACGCGCTTCCGGGCCGGGCGGCCTGGTACGCCATACGCCTGGCCGTCAGCTTCGCCATGGCCGTCACCCGATCCTTCTCCTGGGCGGCCACCGCGGCGCTGGTCCTCGTGATCGCCGCCCTCACGTACTCCACGCTCACCCTCCTCTACGGCCTGCCCCTCGTCCTGCTCGTCACGCCGTACCTCATCGCGGCCGTGGGGCGCCGGGCCGAGCTGCGCGCGGACCGGCATGCCGCCGCACTGGGGTTCGGCCCGACCCTCGCGCAGGTACTCGTGGCCATGCACGCGGCCGAGACCGCGTCCGGGCGCCCGTCCCTGGCGGCCGCCGGGGCGAGCCCCCACGCACCGGGGCTGCTGGCCCGGCTCCTCTCCACGCACCCCGACTACCCGACCAGGCTGCACCGCCTGAAGCCCTACCTGGAGCCGACCCGGTAG
- the rpsJ gene encoding 30S ribosomal protein S10: MAGQKIRIRLKAYDHEVIDSSAKKIVETVTRTGASVAGPVPLPTEKNVYCVIKSPHKYKDSREHFEMRTHKRLIDILDPTPKTVDSLMRLDLPAGVDIEIKL; encoded by the coding sequence ATGGCGGGACAGAAGATCCGCATCCGGCTCAAGGCCTACGACCACGAGGTCATCGACTCTTCGGCGAAGAAGATCGTCGAGACGGTGACTCGCACTGGTGCGTCGGTCGCGGGCCCGGTGCCGCTGCCCACTGAGAAGAACGTGTACTGCGTCATCAAGTCGCCGCACAAGTACAAGGACTCGCGCGAGCACTTCGAGATGCGCACGCACAAGCGCCTGATCGACATCCTCGACCCGACGCCCAAGACCGTTGACTCGCTGATGCGCCTGGACCTTCCGGCCGGCGTTGACATCGAGATCAAGCTCTGA